A segment of the Candidatus Krumholzibacteriia bacterium genome:
CGAGGCGGTGGCGGTGATCCTGTCCGGCACGGGCAGTGACGGCAGCCGGGGCGCCGCCCAGGTCAAGGAGAGCGGGGGCGTGGTGCTCGTCCAGGAGCCCTCCACCGCTGCGTTCAACGGCATGCCGCACAGCGCCATCGACGCCACCGAGGTCGACGCGGTGCTCGAACCCGGCGAACTGGCCGTCCGGCTGGCGCGCTATCTCCACGAGCCCGAGCGGCGGCTCCTGCGTGGGGAGAAGCAACCGATCGGCGAGGACATGGCGCCTCTCGACGCGATCCTCGACGTGCTGCGGGCGAGTTACGGGATCGATTTCCATCTCTACAAGCCGAACACGTTGCTGCGACGCATCGAGCGACGCATGTCGATGCATGCCTGCGGCACTCTCGCCGAGTACTCGAAGAAGCTGCTGGAGTCGGAGCAGGAGCAGAAGATGCTCTACGGAGACCTGTTGATCCGGGTCACCGAGTTCTTCCGCGATCCCGAGAGTTACCAGGCGCTGCTCACCGAAGCACTGCCCGACCTGGTGGCCGAGAAGCAGCGGCAGGACGAGGAGCTCCGGATCTGGGTCGCGGGGTGCGCGTCGGGCGAGGAACCGATCTCGCTGGCGATCCTGCTCGACGAGTACCGACGCACGCTCGACCAGCCCTTCGAGTACCGCATCTTCGCCACCGACATCGATCCCGAAACGGTGAGCCAGGCGGGTCTCGGTCACTTCCCCGCCGAGATCGCGGCGTCGATGGGCGAGGAGAGGCTCGACGCCTACTTCGAAGCGACCGATCACGGTTATCAGCTGGTGCCGGCCATGCGCGACCGGATCGTGTTCGCCCAGCACGACCTGGTCCGCGATCCTCCCTTCACGCGCATGGACCTGATCAGCTGTCGCAACGTGCTGATCTACTTCCGGGCCGATCTGCAGAACCGGGTGCTGGGTCTGCTGGACTTCGCGCTGAATCCCAACGGTGTGCTCTTCCTGGGTCCGAGCGAGACCATCGGTGAGTTGAGCACCCACTTCGGGGCGCTGAGCTCGCGTTGGAAGATCTTCCGCAAGAGCGCCCAGGCGGGGCGGAAGATCACGTCGGAGGTGCTGCGGCGGGGCATGTCGGCCTCGTCTTCGAGCACGGCGGGCATGGGATCACGGCGCGCCGCGGTCGTCCCGCCGGCCGAGCGTGTGGACTATTCGGCCGTCGCCACTGCCATCGCCAACGAGTACCTGCTCGTCTGCCTGGTACTCGACGGCAACTTCCACGTGCGCTACGTACTGGGCGATCCGGCCGGCCTGCTGCGCATCCCACTGGGAATGACCACCTACGACGTCTTCCGCATGCTCGACGGTGACCTGCGTCTGGCCGTCGGCACCGCCCTCCATCGGACGGAGAAGACGGGCGAGGACAGTGTCTGCCGACGCGTCCAGGTGACGGGGCTCGACGAGTTGGTCGACGTCAAGGTGAAGGCGCTCGACACCCGATCGAACGGCTCGGGCGCCTACGCCCTCATGGTGCAGCGGTCGAGGCTGCCCGAAAAGGTCGTGCCCGAGGACGAGGTGACCTTCGAGGTCGACGAGCGGGCTCGGGAGCGGATCGACCAGCTCGAGCACGAGCTGTCCTCGACGAAGGAACACCTGCAGGCCACCGTCGAGGAGCTCGAGACGGCGAACGAGGAGCTGCAGGCGGCCAACGAGGAACTGCTGGCCAGCAACGAGGAGCTGCAGAGCACCAACGAAGAGCTGCACTCGGTGAACGAGGAGCTCTACACGGTGAACGCCGAGCACCAGAGCAAGATCCGCGAACTCACGGTGCTCAACGCGGACATCGAGAACCTCTTCCAGAACCTCGACATCGGAATCGTCTTCCTCGATCCGGAGCTTCGGGTGCGCAAGTACACGCAGCGTGCCACCGAGATCATCAAGTTGATCCCGCAGGACGTGGGGCGGCCGCTCGAGCATCTGAACCAGAACGTGCTCGACGTGGATCTCGTGGACACGACGCGCGCGGTGCTGACGCGTGGAGAGATCCGGGAGCAACGCGTGCAGACCGCGAACGGTTCCTGGCTGTTCGTGCGAGTGCTGCCCTACCGGGACGGGTACGGCGAGACCCGCGGCGCGCTACTGACCCTCGTCGACATCACCGACGTCATCGAGGGCGAACGGACGCGGAACCGACTCGAAGAAGAGTTCCGGCAGTTCGCCGAGCACATCACCGACGTCTTCTGGCTCACCGACGCCACCGGCGAGCACGTCCTGTACGTGAACCCGAACTACGAGCTGTACTGGGGCAAGGCACCCGACCACGAACTCGGCCGCGACATACTCTTCGACGGTCTCCACCCCGAGGACCAGTCGAAGGTGCGCGCAGTCCTGGAATCGCCACAGTGGGCCGCTTTCGACCTCGAGTACCGCGTGCAGCTCGACGACGGGAGCGAGCGCTGGCTGCACAACCGCGCCTTCCCGGTGACCGATCGTCAGGGCGATGTTGCGCGTGTCGCCGGCGTCATCAGCGACATCACCCAGCGCAAGCAGGACGAGATCTCACTGCGACGGCTCGCCTCGATCGTCGAGTCGTCGAAGGACGGCCTGTTCAACCTGGACTCGCAGGGTGTGATCCGCACCTGGAACCCGGGTGCCCAGGATGTCTTCGGGGTGGAAGCCGAACAGGTCGTCGGTCAGCCACTCACCTCCCTGTACCCGGACGAGTCCGAGTCCGAGTTCGAGGCGCTGTTCGAGCGGCTCCGTCAGGGCGAGTCCGTCGTCGACTACCAGTCGGCGCGCCACACTCCGGGCAAGGATCTCCGACACGTGGAGCTGACGGTGTCGGTGATCCGTGGCAACGGAGCGGGAGGCGGCGGTTTCGCCGTGGTCGCCCGCGACGTCACCGAGCGTCTCGCCCGGGAGACCGAGTTGCACAAGCTCACGCAGAGCCTCGAGCGACAGGCGAACCACGATCCGCTGACGGGACTGCTCAACCGCCGCGGCCTCGAGAAGTTCCTGTTCGTCGAACTCGAGCGGACGCGGCGCGAGGGCCAGCGCGTGGGCGCGGTCCTCATCGACTGCGACAACTTCAAGCGGATCAACGACCAACTCGGCCACTCGGTCGGCGACGTCGTCCTGCAGAGCATCGCCAAGCGATTGCGCGCGGCCTTGCGTCCCTCCGACTTCCTGGGACGCATCGGTGGGGACGAGTTCATGGTGCTGTTGCCGAACACGCGCCTGGCCGAGGCCCTGCAACTGGCCGAGCGCCTGCGCCTGGTGGTGGCGGAATCGCCTCTGCAACTGCAGGAGCAGATGATCGGGATCACGGCCAGCCTGGGCGTGACACTGGTACCGGAGAACGTCATCTCGATCGAGGAGATCGTGAGCCACTCCCAGCACGCGCTGTCGCAGAGCAAGAGCGCGGGAAAGAATCGAGTGTCTCTACGCGAGGGGGACGACGATGCCCAACGCGAGGAGATCAGCGACGCCACCCGCGACGTGGGCGACCTCGTCCAGGCGCTCACCTCGGAGTCGGCCTTCCGGACCGTGGTCCAGCCGATCTTCGATCTGGTCAGCGAGCGTGCGGTGGCGTACGAGTTGTTGTCCCGGGGGCCGGAAGGAGCCTTCGAGAGCCCCGACGACTTCTTCCGGATCAGCGCCGAGAACAACATCCTCACCACGGTCGACCTGCTGTGCGCCAAGCGAGCCATGGACTGGGTGTCGAAGCACGCCAACGGAGTGCGCTACCACGTGAACCTCTTCCCGTCGACGCTCCTGGAGACCCCGGCCGAACGTCTGGAGCAGATGTTCGAGGTGCTGGGCGATCCGTCGCGCTTCTGCGTGGAGATCAGCGAGCAGCAGTTCGTGGGCGACGCGCACTACCTGCTCGAGAAGGTACGCCGGCTCCGCGAGTTCGGCGTGAGCGTGGCGCTCGACGACGTGGGATTCGGACGCAGCTCGCTCGAGTCGCTGATCCTGCTCGAGCCCGACATCATCAAGATCGACCAGTCCTTCGTCCGTGGTGCCCACGCCGACCCGGGGCAACAGCGGTCGCTGCAGCGGCTGGTCATGCTGAGCAAGAACCTCGATACCACCCTGGTGGCCGAGGGGATCGAGGAACACCGGGACATCGACGTCCTGGTGGACATGGGCGTGCGCATGGGACAGGGCTTCCTGTGGGGCGAGCCGAGAGCCAACTGATCGCCGTGTGCGCCGAGGTGGAGAGGTGACGAAGCCGAACGAGCACGATGCAGGCGCCGATCCGGCCCCGAGCAAGGGCGTGCGGCGCGACGAATTCCACGTCGTCGGGATCGGTGCGTCCGCCGGCGGCAACGACGCTCTCTGTGCCCTGCTCGCCGGGCTCCCGCCGGACAGCGGGGCGGCCTACGTCGTGGCGCAGCACCTCGCGCCGGAAGCGCGCAGTCACCTGGCCGAACGCCTGGCCCGCCACACGTCCATGCCCGTGGACTGGCTCGACGAGCCGCGATTGCTCGAACCCGATCGCGTCTACCTGGCTCCGGCGCGCAGTCGGGTCCTCTTCGTCGACGGTCGGGTCGAGGCCCGGGTCGACGACGAGCGGGCGACGAACACCCATTCCGTCGACGTCCTCTTCGGCCGTCTGGCGCGCAGCTACGCCGAACGAACCGTGGCCGTGGTCCTCTCGGGGGCCGGCTCCGACGGCAGCGCCGGCGTGCGGGCGGTGAAGAGCGCCGGTGGGACGGTCGTCGTCCAGGATCCCGATGAAGCTGCGTTCGACGGCATGCCGCGCAGTGCGATCTCCACCGGCGTCGTCGACGCGGTCCTGAGTCCTGCGGAGATTGCCGACCGACTCAGCACCTACCTCGGCCGGTTGGGGGCGGTTCTCCAACCGTGGTCCGAAGACGGCGACGAGCACGCCGTCGATCCCCTCGAGACCCTGATCGAGGTGCTGAGGCGCAAGAGCGGCTTCGACTTCCGACTCTACAAGGAAGGAACCATCCGGCGGCGTCTGGAGCGCCGGATGGCCCTGACCCAGGTCGGACGCTGGCAGGACTACCACGAGCGGCTGATGGAATCGGCGGCCGAGCGCGACGCCCTGTGCCGCGACCTCTTGATCAACGTCACTTCGTTCTTCCGCGATCGCGATGCCTTCGCGGCGCTCGAGGAGCGCGCACTGCGCGACATCGTGGAGCAGGCCGACGAAGGTGGAGAGATCCGGGTCTGGGTGCCCGCCTGCTCCACCGGTGAGGAAGCCTTCTCGATCGCGATTCTCCTGCAGAAGGTGGTCGACGAGTCGCAGCGCGACCTGCGCTTCCGGATCTTCGCCACCGATCTCGACACCCGGGCGATCGAGATGGCGTCTTCCGGACTCTTCGACGCCTCCATCGAGCAGCGCATGCGGCCCGAGGTGCTCCGTCGGTGCTTCGACGATCGCGGTGGCGGCTACGAAATCAAACGGCCGCTGCGCGAGAAGGTCGTGTTCGCCGCCCACGACGTCGCCCAGGACCCACCGTTCACGCGCATGGACCTGGTCAGCTGCCGCAACCTCCTGATCTACCTGCGCCCGGAGCTCCAGGCGCACGTGCTGTCGTTGCTGTACTTCGCGCTCAGGCAGAAGGGTTATCTGTTCCTCGGGAGCAGTGAGACCCCGGTGTCGATCGACGAACACCTCGAAGTGGTGGACACCGAGATGCGTCTGTACCGCCGGATCGGCCCCGACGGAAGGCCGCCCCGGCTGCGTTCGCTCGACCGGATCCTCGACCACGACGACCGTCACCCACCACCTGCCCGCCGGATCTCGGCCAAGGCCGTCGCGCAACACGCGGCGATCGCCCAGTCGCTCGTGGAACGCGATTCCCTGTTCGCTCTCGTGGTCGACGGCCGACTGCATCTACAGCACGTCTACGGCGACCCGGGTCAGGCCCTGCGCGTTCCGAGCGGCACGGTGACCAACGAGATCTCGGCTCTGACGCGCGGGGACTTCCGGTCGGCGGTCCTGGCCTCGGTGCCGCGAGCCCAGCGCACCGCGCGGGAGGTCGTCAGCCGCTCGGTGGCGCTCGATCACGGCGGTGCGGTGGAGCACGTGGACGTGCGCGTGGTGCCGGTGATCGAAGGGGAAGAGACGATCGATTCCTTCATCGTCCTCGTGAGCCGGATCGACCTCGGTGCAGTCGGTGACCGCGAGCTCCAGCACCGGGTCCACGACCTGGAGGTCGAACTCCACGGGGCGCGCGACGACCTGCGGCACACGGTGCAGGACCTGGAGCGCTCGAACGAGACCCTGCGCTCGACCAACGAAGAACTGATGGTCACCAACGAGGAGCTGCAGAGCGCGAACGAGGAGCTGCACTCGACCAATGATCAGCTCTTCCGCACCAACCTCGACCACGAGGGGCGCATCTCGGAGCTGAGCGAGGTCACGCGAGACCTGGAGAACCTGTTCGTGGGTTCGGAGGTCGGAATCGTCTTCCTCGACGAGCACCTCTGCGTGCGCAAGTTCACGCCCGTGGCGGCCGCGGTGATCCACCTGCTCGACCAGGACGTCGGACGTCCGCTGCACCACCTGGCCCACGGGCTCCGTGACGTCAGGTTGGAGAAGGTGGCGGAGACGGCCCTGCACAGTGGACAGGATTCGTCGCAACGCGTGTGCACCGAGCAGGGGGAATGGTACCTGTTGCGCGCGCTTCCCTACCGCATCGAGGACGGATCGACGGCCGGAGTGCTGCTCACGTTGACCGACGTCACCGAGCTCCAGCGCGTGACCGATGCCATGCGCGCCTCGGTCGACCGTTTCCACGGATTCCTCGATGCCCTGCCCGACCGATTCCTGTGGCTGAACCCCGACGGGACCTGGCTGCGTCTGCGTGACGTCGCTTCTTGGCGCGACGAACCGCCGCGCGTGCTCGGGCACGACGAGCTGGCCGCCTTCCTGTCGGGTCCGGCCCGTAGCGCGGTCGAGGAGGCCGCGCGGCGCTCGGTCGAGAGCCAGGAACTGCAGACGGTGAGTTTCGACCAGTACCGCGGCGACACGCTCCAGTCCTACGAGGCCCGTCTGCTCGCGGTGGGCGATCAGGGTACGCTGTGCGTCCTGCGCGACGTCTCGGAGCTGCGCCGCAGCGAGCGCGAACTCGTCCACCTGACCCGCCACCTCGAACAGCAGGCGAACTGCGACCACCTCACACAGCTACCCAACCGTCGTGGTCTGGAGAAGATCCTCTTCGCCGAGCTGGAGCGCTGCCGACGCCTCGGTGTGTGGTTGTCGGCGATCCTCGTCGACTGCGACGACTTCAAGCGCGTGAACGACACCCTGGGCCACGCCACCGGCGACGTCGTGTTGAAGGAGATCGGCAAGCGACTGCGCCGCGTGTTGCGGCCCAGCGACACGCTCGGTCGCGTCGGGGGCGACGAGTTCCTCGTGCTGCTGCCCGACACCCGCGTCGCCGAGGCCATGCAGCTGGCCGAGCGTCTGCGCCTGGCGATCCACGAGTCACCGCTGACCTCGGGACGAGACGTCATCGCGGTCACGGGGAGCCTGGGCGTGGCCGGGGTCCCGCACGACGTGGTCAGCATCGAAGAGGTGATCAGCCACGCGCAGCACGCGCTGCAGTACAGCAAGAACATCGGCAAGAACCGCGTCTCGACACGGGGCGACGAAGGCGACCAGGCCCTCGAGGACCCTCGCGAGGAGCTCATGTCGGTGCTCGAGACGGGTCGGGGCTTCCGCACCTTCGTCCAGCCGATCTTCGACCTGCGCAACGGCGAGACCACCGGCTACGAGTTGCTGACGCGCGGCCCGGGGGGAGCGCTCGAGAGTCCCGACGACATCTTCCAGCTCTCGTCGGAGAACAACATCCTCACCTCGGTCGACCTGCACTGCGTGAAGCGCAACGTGCAGTGGGCGCGCGAATACCTCGACCGCGGACGCTTCCACCTGAACCTCTTCCCGACCACGATCCTCGACACGCCGGCTGCGCGGCTGCTGGCGGTGTTCGGCGAGCCCGACCTGCTGCAGCACTTCTGCGTCGAGATCAGCGAGCAGCAGTTCATCGGCGACCCGAACTACCTGCGTCCGCACGTCGAGGAGTTGCGGCGCGAGGGCGCGCGGATCGCGCTCGACGACGTGGGCTTCGGGCGCAGCTCGCTCGAGTCGCTGCTGCTGCTCGAACCCGACACGGTGAAACTCGACAAGAGCGTGGTGAACGGCGCGGCCACCGACACGGCCCAGCGACGCACACTGCAGCGGCTGGTGAAGGTGATCCGGGGCATCGACGCCGACATCGTGGCCGAGGGGATCGAGACCGAGGCGGACCGCGACCTGCTGCTCGACCTGGGCGTGCCCTTCGGGCAGGGCTACCTGCTGGGCCGCCCACGCGACTCGATCCTGGCGAACTGACGCGGCCGGGCTGGGCGATCTTGGCCGACGGGATTATCTGTTCTGCTCGACCGCGGTGTCGTGCGCGGCGGTCGGCCGCCACCCCGCCGGGAGTCCCATGCGTCCGCTGCTGCTGATCCTTCGTATGATCAAGTGGGAGCACACCATCTTCGCGCTCCCCTTCGCCCTGGTGTCGCTGCTGGTGGCCAGCGACGGCGTGCCGGCCTGGAGCACGCTGGGCTGGATCCTCGTGGCGATGATCGGCGCCCGCTCGACGGCCATGGCCTTCAACCGGCTCGTCGACGCGCGGATCGACGCCGCGAACCCGCGAACGGCCACCCGCGAGATCCCGAGCGGTGCGCTGAGTCGCACCGCGGTGCTCGTGTTCACCCTGGCCACGGCGGGGCTGTTCGTGTTCGCCGCCTTCATGCTCAATCCGCTGTGCTTCGCGCTGTCGCCGGTGGCCCTGCTGATCGTGTGGTTCTACTCGCTGACCAAGCGCTTCACGGCGCTCAGCCACCTGTTCCTGGGTCTGGCGCTGGGCGTGGCGCCGATCGGGGCGTGGCTGGCCGTGCAGGGCGAGTTCGCGGCCTTCCCTCTGATCCTGGCCTTCGCGGTGCTGTGCTGGGTCGCTGGTTTCGACGTTCTGTACGCCTGTCAGGACGTCGATTTCGACCGGAAGGCCGGACTGCGTTCGATTCCCGCCGCGATCGGGCAACGGGCCGCCCGTTGGGCCGCACGCGGATTGCACGTGCTGGCGGTGGGGGCGTGGGCGTGGGCCTTCCTGTCGGTCGGCCTGGGGGCGGTGGCCCTCGCCGGCGTCGTGGTGACCGCGGTGTTGCTCGGCTACGAGCACTGGCTGGTCCGCGGCGACGATCTGAGCCGGATCGACCGGGCCTTCTTCGAGGTCAACAGCTGGATCGGGATGGTCCTGCTCGGGTCGACCCTGCTGGAGCTCTACCTGGTCTGAGCCGCGACGCGGCGGTGGCGTGGGAATCGACCGGGCCTACCTTTTCCGCTCGACCCCACGCCTCCGGTACGCCCCTTGGAGCCCATCTTGGTCAGTCATCCCGATCGGGACGAGCTGCGCGCGCTGCTCGACCGCCCGAACATCCACGACATCACCGCGGCCGCCGACGAGGCTCGCCGGGAACGGCACGATCGGACCACGACCGTGTCCGTGGTCGAGCCCTTCGATCCGCGTCAGGCCTACACCCGATGCCCGCTCACGGGCATCGGGGCCGGCGAGGGGGGCTTCGCAAGGGCACTCGACGACATCCACGACATCGTGACCGACCTGCTGGTCCTGGTGCCGGAGGGTGCCTCGGCCGACGAGGTGCGCTCGATCTGGCGTCTGCTGCCGCTTCCGCCGGCCGACGGTGGCGACGAGATGCTGCCCACGGTGCAACTGGGTACGACCGACACCTGGATCGAAGCCGGCATCGACCACGACCTGGCCGCCTGGATGGAGCAGGGCATGCGGGTGGTGAGCGACGGGATCGATCCGCGCAACCACCCTGCCCGCGGCATCGACCCGGCGGCGCGCTGGACCTCGTTCTGGCACACCGCCGCCAACGCCGGGCTGCGCGGCCACGCCACGGTCCTCTTCGGACCGGACCACGACCTCGATTCCGTCTTCGCGCAGATCGACGCCATCAACGCGGTGCAGGCCGACACCGGCGTGTTCCTGTCGGTGAGCCCCTGCGTGATCGGATCGGGGCCCGCCGGTGACGACGACGATGCGCTGACGCACGCGAGCTTCGACCTGCGGGTGCTCGCCGCCTGCCGTCTGGGCCTTCCGGGGGTCGACCACCTCAGCCTGCGCTACGAACGCAGCGACCTGAAGACCGCGCACACCTCGCTGCTCTGCGGCGTCGACGACCTGATCGGGCACCTGTTCCTGGGGGCCCGCGACCGCAAGGCCGACACCGAGGCCAAGGATCTGTCGCTGCGCGAGATGCGGGCGTGGCTGGAGGAAGCGGACTTCACCGCCCGCGTGCGCAACGGTGTGTTCGAGACCGAGGACTTCGCCGCGTTGCTGAACGCTCCGGAGGAGCCGGCGTGAAGTCCCGGGGCCTCCGCGTGGGTGCCGTGGGGTTCCTGAACACGGTTCCGTTGATCGAGGGCCTCGACGACGAGCACGGGATCGAGGTGAGCCGCGACCTGCCGTCGCGCCTCGCGCGCTCGCTCGCAGCCGGGGACATCGACGTCGGCCTCATTCCCGCCGCCGAGTACCTGCGTGGTGTCGGCAGCTCCATGGTTCCCGGGCTTTGCATCGGTGCCCACGGCACCGTTCGCACCGTGAAGGTCTTCAGCCGCGTGCCCCTGCGCGAGGCCGAGCGCGTGAGTGTCGACCGCGGATCGCGCACCAGCGTGGCCCTGCTGCGGATCCTGCTCGCCGAGCTGCACGGGATCACGCCGGAGCTCGAGGAGTTCGAGCCCCGTCACGAGTCGCTCTTCGACCGCGCGCCCACCGCCCTGGTGATCGGCGACCGGGCCGACGAGATCGACGGGACCGACTTGCACGTCCACGACCTGGGACAGGTGTGGAACGATCTCACGGGGCTGCCCTTCGTGTTCGCCGCCTGGGTGTTCAGCGACGAGCTCGGACGCCCGGAACGGGCCGACGACCGCCGACGGCTGGTCACCGCCCTACGCCGGGCCGCCGAGCGCGGGCGCGGCGACCTCGACCGCCTGGCCCATCGCGAGGCGACGACCAGCGGCTGGGACGTGGGCCGGATCACCAGCTACTGGCGCGAGTTCGTCCAGTTCGACCTGGGCGCCGCCGAACTGGCCGGCCTGCGGCGGTTCGCCGAGCTGGGCGCCCGCCACGGCGTGATCGAACACCCCCGCGAGGTGGCCGTCGCGGAGGCCTGAGCGCGGTTCCGGCCGGTTGCAGCCCGCCCCGGAGGCCTTCCGGGGCGGATTTTTCTTGCCATGGATCTTGACATCAAGATCATGACACCTTAGTGTCTCGATCGAGGTGTCAACGTGGAACGACGCTACAAGATCCAGGATCTGGTCCAGGTCTCCGGCATTCCCCGCCGCACGATCCGCTACTACGTGCAGCGGGGCCTGCTGCCGGCCCCGCACGGATCCGGCCGCGGCCACTACTACACGCAGGACCACCTGCAGCGGCTGCAGCGGATCCGCGAGATGCAGCGGGCCGGGCGTTCGCTCGAGGAGATCGGCGTGCTGCTCGACGAGCCGGCCGTCGAGGCGAGCGACGAAGCGCCCGTGCTGCGCAGCGCTCCGGAGCCCGGAGACCGCGCTCCCGACCCGGTCGATCTGGATCTGGTGACCCGCGTCCGCCTGGCCGAGGGTGTGGAGTTGAGCTTCGCGCCGCCGGCCCGCGTGCCCTCGCCGGCCCGCCTGCGCGCCCTGGTGGCCGCCGCGCGCCGGATCCTCGAGACCGAAGGAGACGGGAGCCCATGAACGAGACCACGCCCCTCGGATGCGTGATCCTGCCCGACGACGTGGACGAGCAGGCGAAGGCCGTGCCCCTGACCGGCGTCGACGTGCGCGTGCAGGTGGTCGGACCCACCAGCCGCGTCACCGTGACCCAGAGCTACGAGAACCGCGAAGACGTCCCCGTCGAGGCCACCTACCTCTTCCCGCTCGAGGAGGGCGCGGCCGTGTGCGGCTTCACCGCCACCATCGACGGCCACCGGCTCGAGGGCCGGGTCGAGGAACGCGAAGAGGCCTTCGACGAATACGACGACGCCATGTCCGAGGGTCGCGCCGCCTTCCTGCTCGACCAGGAGCGGCCCAACCTCTTCACCGCCAGCGTCGGCAATCTGCTCCCCGGCCAGACGGTCGACATCGAACTGACCTACGTGGCCGAGCTGCCCCGGGAGGGCCGGGGCTACCGGCTGGCCCTTCCGCAGGCGGTCACCCCGCGCTACGTCCCCGACCACGGTGGCGACGACGAGCGCATCGACGACGAGGAACGCCTGCGCGGACCCCGGACCCACGGCCGGCTGGGCTACGCATGGAACCTGACCGTCGACGTCGATCTGCTCGGACCGATCGGCGAGATCGCCTCGCCCTCGCACCGGATCGAGACACGCTTCGACGGCCGCCGCGCGACGGTCACGCTGGCCCACGACGAACGGCGTCCCGACCGCGACTTCGTCCTGAAGCTGGTCCCGCAGGAAGCCGGCTCGCGCGCGGCGCTCGTGGAGCACGAGGGCGAGCACTACGCCGTCTTCGACGTCCGCGCCGATCTTCCCACCGACCGCCACGCCGTCGACGTGAGCTTCGTGGTCGACTGTTCGGGCAGCATGTTCGGCGACTCGATCCGCGACGCCCGCCGCACGCTGGACCTGTTCCTGCGCTCGCTGCATCCCGGCGATCGCTTCCGGGTGGTGCGTTTCGGATCGGACTTCGAGCGCTGGTCGAAGGGGTTCGTCGACTACGACGACCGCTCTCTCGACACGGCCAGCCGTCGCGTCGAGGACATGGAGGCCGATCTCGGCGGGACCGAGATCCTGGCCCCGCTGCGCGAGGTGCTCGAACGCTCCGACCGCGAGCGGCGCCACCGCGTGGTGCTGATCACCGACGGCGCCGTGGGCAACGAGGACGAGGTGATCGACCTGTGCCGCCGCCACGCCGGCCACGCGCGCATCTACGCCTTCGGCGTGGGCCACGCGGCCAGCGAGCACCTGGTGCGCGGAGTGGCCCGCGTGACCGGCGGCGCCGCCGAATTCGTGGTCCCCGGCGAGCGTATCGAGGACAAGGTCCTGCGCCACGCCGAGCGCATGGCGCGCGACGCGGTCGAGGACCTGGTGATCGAGGGCGAGGGACTGCGGCTCGACGACGTGCAGCCGACACCGTTGCCCACGATCGATCCGACCACCCCGGCCACGATCTACGCGCGCGTGCGCGGCGACGGTGTGGACGGGGCGGTCCGTCTGCGCGGCCGGTGCGGGGAAGGCGTATGGGAGCC
Coding sequences within it:
- a CDS encoding chemotaxis protein CheB, which produces MTKPNEHDAGADPAPSKGVRRDEFHVVGIGASAGGNDALCALLAGLPPDSGAAYVVAQHLAPEARSHLAERLARHTSMPVDWLDEPRLLEPDRVYLAPARSRVLFVDGRVEARVDDERATNTHSVDVLFGRLARSYAERTVAVVLSGAGSDGSAGVRAVKSAGGTVVVQDPDEAAFDGMPRSAISTGVVDAVLSPAEIADRLSTYLGRLGAVLQPWSEDGDEHAVDPLETLIEVLRRKSGFDFRLYKEGTIRRRLERRMALTQVGRWQDYHERLMESAAERDALCRDLLINVTSFFRDRDAFAALEERALRDIVEQADEGGEIRVWVPACSTGEEAFSIAILLQKVVDESQRDLRFRIFATDLDTRAIEMASSGLFDASIEQRMRPEVLRRCFDDRGGGYEIKRPLREKVVFAAHDVAQDPPFTRMDLVSCRNLLIYLRPELQAHVLSLLYFALRQKGYLFLGSSETPVSIDEHLEVVDTEMRLYRRIGPDGRPPRLRSLDRILDHDDRHPPPARRISAKAVAQHAAIAQSLVERDSLFALVVDGRLHLQHVYGDPGQALRVPSGTVTNEISALTRGDFRSAVLASVPRAQRTAREVVSRSVALDHGGAVEHVDVRVVPVIEGEETIDSFIVLVSRIDLGAVGDRELQHRVHDLEVELHGARDDLRHTVQDLERSNETLRSTNEELMVTNEELQSANEELHSTNDQLFRTNLDHEGRISELSEVTRDLENLFVGSEVGIVFLDEHLCVRKFTPVAAAVIHLLDQDVGRPLHHLAHGLRDVRLEKVAETALHSGQDSSQRVCTEQGEWYLLRALPYRIEDGSTAGVLLTLTDVTELQRVTDAMRASVDRFHGFLDALPDRFLWLNPDGTWLRLRDVASWRDEPPRVLGHDELAAFLSGPARSAVEEAARRSVESQELQTVSFDQYRGDTLQSYEARLLAVGDQGTLCVLRDVSELRRSERELVHLTRHLEQQANCDHLTQLPNRRGLEKILFAELERCRRLGVWLSAILVDCDDFKRVNDTLGHATGDVVLKEIGKRLRRVLRPSDTLGRVGGDEFLVLLPDTRVAEAMQLAERLRLAIHESPLTSGRDVIAVTGSLGVAGVPHDVVSIEEVISHAQHALQYSKNIGKNRVSTRGDEGDQALEDPREELMSVLETGRGFRTFVQPIFDLRNGETTGYELLTRGPGGALESPDDIFQLSSENNILTSVDLHCVKRNVQWAREYLDRGRFHLNLFPTTILDTPAARLLAVFGEPDLLQHFCVEISEQQFIGDPNYLRPHVEELRREGARIALDDVGFGRSSLESLLLLEPDTVKLDKSVVNGAATDTAQRRTLQRLVKVIRGIDADIVAEGIETEADRDLLLDLGVPFGQGYLLGRPRDSILAN
- a CDS encoding UbiA-like polyprenyltransferase; protein product: MRPLLLILRMIKWEHTIFALPFALVSLLVASDGVPAWSTLGWILVAMIGARSTAMAFNRLVDARIDAANPRTATREIPSGALSRTAVLVFTLATAGLFVFAAFMLNPLCFALSPVALLIVWFYSLTKRFTALSHLFLGLALGVAPIGAWLAVQGEFAAFPLILAFAVLCWVAGFDVLYACQDVDFDRKAGLRSIPAAIGQRAARWAARGLHVLAVGAWAWAFLSVGLGAVALAGVVVTAVLLGYEHWLVRGDDLSRIDRAFFEVNSWIGMVLLGSTLLELYLV
- a CDS encoding menaquinone biosynthesis protein, encoding MKSRGLRVGAVGFLNTVPLIEGLDDEHGIEVSRDLPSRLARSLAAGDIDVGLIPAAEYLRGVGSSMVPGLCIGAHGTVRTVKVFSRVPLREAERVSVDRGSRTSVALLRILLAELHGITPELEEFEPRHESLFDRAPTALVIGDRADEIDGTDLHVHDLGQVWNDLTGLPFVFAAWVFSDELGRPERADDRRRLVTALRRAAERGRGDLDRLAHREATTSGWDVGRITSYWREFVQFDLGAAELAGLRRFAELGARHGVIEHPREVAVAEA
- a CDS encoding MerR family transcriptional regulator, producing the protein MERRYKIQDLVQVSGIPRRTIRYYVQRGLLPAPHGSGRGHYYTQDHLQRLQRIREMQRAGRSLEEIGVLLDEPAVEASDEAPVLRSAPEPGDRAPDPVDLDLVTRVRLAEGVELSFAPPARVPSPARLRALVAAARRILETEGDGSP